One genomic region from Streptomyces venezuelae encodes:
- a CDS encoding DUF3995 domain-containing protein, with protein sequence MAVIDIQRPRTATGAHAVSALLAVLALVHVYWATGLTWPAHDERGLSLAVLGGVVSFGPPVVLPLAALEGVAALAVSARARRRGGRTARLVTAAVAAGMLLRAAAGLVWIVAGRDGSGAVFPWLNAFLYTPLCLVCGWAALRAAR encoded by the coding sequence GTGGCGGTCATCGACATCCAGCGGCCTCGTACGGCCACCGGCGCGCATGCCGTCTCGGCGCTGCTCGCCGTCCTCGCCCTGGTGCACGTCTACTGGGCCACCGGCCTGACGTGGCCGGCCCACGACGAGCGGGGGCTCTCGCTCGCCGTCCTCGGCGGTGTCGTCTCCTTCGGACCGCCCGTCGTGCTGCCGCTCGCCGCACTGGAGGGCGTCGCCGCCCTGGCCGTGTCCGCCCGGGCGCGTCGTCGGGGCGGCAGGACGGCGCGGCTGGTCACGGCGGCCGTCGCCGCCGGGATGCTGCTGCGCGCGGCGGCCGGGCTGGTGTGGATCGTGGCCGGCCGCGACGGGTCCGGTGCGGTGTTCCCGTGGCTGAACGCCTTCCTCTACACGCCCCTGTGCCTGGTGTGCGGATGGGCGGCGCTGCGTGCCGCCCGCTGA
- a CDS encoding HAD family hydrolase, with protein sequence MTSTGSFVLFDVDGTLMDAVADQRRMWHEWAARYGLDGDEVHAVALRTRPVETFAAVAPGHDPDECLALLHALEDEDVRTGTYAAFDGAAELLGGLPADRWALVTSNYEHRVRGRFERTGLPLPGLIVDAASVAEGKPSPVPYLLAAEKLGADPTDCLVIEDAPSGVRSGLAAGMTVWSVNGPAPVDGAHRHFPTLADAAPHILATLV encoded by the coding sequence GTGACCTCCACCGGCAGCTTCGTACTCTTCGACGTCGACGGCACCCTCATGGACGCCGTCGCCGACCAGCGCCGCATGTGGCACGAGTGGGCCGCTCGGTACGGGCTCGACGGGGACGAGGTCCACGCCGTGGCCCTGCGGACGCGGCCCGTCGAGACCTTCGCGGCCGTCGCCCCGGGGCACGATCCGGACGAGTGCCTCGCCCTGCTGCACGCGCTGGAGGACGAGGACGTCCGTACGGGCACGTACGCGGCCTTCGACGGGGCCGCCGAGCTGCTCGGCGGGCTTCCCGCGGACCGGTGGGCGCTCGTCACGTCGAACTACGAGCACCGGGTGCGGGGCCGGTTCGAGCGGACCGGGCTGCCGCTGCCGGGGCTGATCGTGGACGCGGCCTCGGTGGCCGAGGGGAAGCCGTCCCCCGTCCCGTACCTTCTCGCGGCCGAGAAGCTGGGCGCGGACCCGACGGACTGCCTGGTCATCGAGGACGCGCCGTCCGGGGTCCGCTCCGGGCTCGCCGCCGGGATGACGGTCTGGTCGGTCAACGGCCCCGCTCCCGTGGACGGCGCCCACCGTCACTTCCCGACGCTGGCCGACGCGGCTCCGCACATCCTGGCGACGCTGGTGTAG
- a CDS encoding FG-GAP repeat domain-containing protein has protein sequence MDEVRLTWDGLIDGASAPNGAYSWQVTLTPTNGIGFPGYANGSLKVVRKANPHDYTDNGSPDLLARDTAGVLWTYLSKGDGTFGTRTKVGPGWGIYNKLAAGSDLTGDGRDDLVATDASGLLWLYKGAGSAMAPYAARVKVGSGWGVYNQLTAVGNIAGGVAGDLLARDTAGVLWLYLGKGDGTFAARTRIGTGWGGYSQLVGVGDADNDGRSDLVAYGSAGTHVFLGTGAWATPFTKTATSLYAGEGTKFTSVS, from the coding sequence GTGGACGAGGTTCGGCTCACCTGGGACGGGCTGATCGACGGGGCCAGTGCCCCGAACGGCGCCTACTCGTGGCAGGTGACCCTGACGCCGACCAACGGCATCGGGTTCCCGGGATACGCGAACGGCTCGCTCAAGGTGGTCCGGAAGGCCAACCCGCACGACTACACCGACAACGGCTCGCCCGACCTGCTCGCGCGGGACACGGCCGGGGTGCTGTGGACCTACCTCAGCAAGGGCGACGGCACCTTCGGGACGCGGACCAAGGTCGGCCCCGGCTGGGGCATCTACAACAAGCTCGCGGCCGGTTCGGACCTCACGGGCGACGGCAGGGACGATCTCGTCGCCACCGACGCCTCCGGTCTGCTGTGGCTGTACAAGGGCGCGGGAAGCGCCATGGCGCCCTACGCGGCCCGGGTGAAGGTCGGGTCCGGCTGGGGTGTCTACAACCAGCTGACGGCCGTCGGGAACATCGCCGGCGGTGTCGCCGGCGACCTCCTCGCGCGGGACACCGCCGGGGTGCTGTGGCTGTACCTCGGGAAGGGCGACGGTACGTTCGCGGCCCGGACCAGGATCGGTACGGGCTGGGGCGGTTACAGCCAGCTGGTGGGCGTCGGCGACGCCGACAACGACGGCCGGTCCGACCTCGTCGCGTACGGGTCGGCGGGGACGCACGTCTTCCTGGGGACCGGGGCGTGGGCCACGCCGTTCACGAAGACGGCGACCTCGCTGTACGCGGGCGAGGGGACCAAGTTCACGTCGGTGTCGTGA
- a CDS encoding RNA polymerase sigma factor: MGIDRGVALARAARRGDTLALHDLLDHLTPYIARICRPIALDDGPDATQEALVAVFTSLRSLRDPEALYGWVRGISVREAVRVAKRAARARPAELADVPERGDPQLAADIDDVLSRLSPQHRAVLVLRDVEGLDEESAAAVLGVPAGTAKSRLHRARQSFRKAWSG; the protein is encoded by the coding sequence CTGGGCATTGACCGGGGCGTCGCGCTCGCCCGGGCCGCCCGGCGCGGTGACACGCTGGCCCTGCACGACCTGCTCGACCATCTCACCCCGTACATCGCCCGGATCTGCCGTCCCATCGCGCTGGACGACGGCCCGGACGCCACGCAGGAGGCGCTGGTCGCCGTGTTCACGTCGCTGAGGTCGCTGCGGGACCCGGAGGCGCTGTACGGGTGGGTCCGGGGGATCTCCGTACGCGAGGCGGTACGGGTGGCCAAGCGGGCGGCGCGGGCGCGGCCGGCCGAGCTGGCCGACGTACCGGAGCGGGGTGATCCGCAGCTGGCCGCCGACATCGACGACGTGCTCTCGCGGCTGTCTCCGCAGCATCGCGCGGTGCTCGTCCTGCGCGATGTCGAAGGGCTGGACGAGGAGTCCGCGGCGGCCGTGCTCGGCGTTCCGGCCGGCACCGCGAAGTCGCGGCTGCACCGGGCCCGGCAGAGTTTCCGAAAGGCGTGGAGCGGATGA